The following proteins are co-located in the Brevibacillus laterosporus DSM 25 genome:
- a CDS encoding ABC transporter substrate-binding protein: MKKKAWTVISVITLAAVVVAGCGNSAQPAGSSSSSSQMEDKLVIAGNGATVEKLMKDEIFKKFNEKYPNVKLSYVSGVSTEIVAKVKAQQNSPQIDVAIIEGGEQEKGRTEGLWQPITAEDIPNAANVPDDLKVLENSGVTVNFTPMGISYNSDLIKEKGIPVPESWNDLARPEMKGNLILTDVTSNFGRSTLIMLAYANGGSEKEMEEGFKKLEAIAGYMPTFAKSAAQLQQNLQSKTSAYTAWTMARSITQKKAGLPLEFVFPKEGANIVPNVAVMVKGAKHSEAAKEFMNFLLTDEVQSMYASKLYYNPATKVDLPDDVKKELDFDRTKVVHFDYAVLGSKTGKWVDQFNKEIAPKVGK, translated from the coding sequence ATGAAGAAAAAAGCGTGGACAGTGATATCAGTAATTACACTTGCAGCAGTAGTGGTGGCAGGATGTGGAAATTCGGCACAGCCAGCAGGAAGCAGTAGTTCTTCGTCCCAGATGGAAGACAAGCTAGTTATTGCTGGAAATGGTGCTACCGTAGAAAAGCTGATGAAAGACGAGATTTTTAAAAAATTTAATGAAAAATATCCGAACGTAAAGCTCTCATATGTATCAGGTGTGTCTACTGAAATTGTTGCCAAGGTAAAAGCACAACAAAACTCTCCACAGATAGACGTAGCTATCATAGAAGGTGGTGAGCAAGAGAAAGGTCGTACAGAAGGATTATGGCAACCGATTACAGCAGAAGACATTCCTAATGCCGCCAACGTACCTGATGATTTGAAAGTGTTAGAAAATTCAGGAGTTACGGTTAATTTCACACCTATGGGTATCTCCTACAACAGCGATCTAATTAAAGAAAAAGGTATACCTGTTCCAGAATCTTGGAATGATCTTGCTCGTCCTGAAATGAAAGGAAATTTGATTTTAACCGATGTAACAAGCAACTTTGGACGTAGTACGCTAATCATGCTTGCGTATGCCAATGGTGGTTCGGAAAAAGAAATGGAAGAGGGCTTCAAAAAGCTGGAAGCGATTGCTGGCTATATGCCTACATTTGCAAAGTCAGCTGCACAGCTACAACAGAATTTGCAAAGTAAAACCTCTGCTTATACAGCTTGGACTATGGCGCGTAGCATTACACAGAAAAAAGCAGGATTACCACTTGAATTCGTCTTTCCCAAAGAAGGGGCTAATATAGTACCTAACGTAGCGGTTATGGTCAAGGGTGCAAAGCATTCAGAGGCAGCTAAAGAATTTATGAATTTCTTACTAACCGATGAAGTACAGAGCATGTATGCTTCAAAATTATATTACAACCCAGCAACAAAAGTGGACTTACCGGATGATGTAAAGAAAGAACTTGATTTTGATCGGACTAAAGTTGTGCATTTTGATTATGCCGTTTTGGGAAGCAAGACGGGAAAATGGGTTGACCAATTCAACAAGGAAATCGCGCCAAAGGTAGGAAAGTAG
- a CDS encoding ABC transporter ATP-binding protein — translation MTRVPDVEFINVQKKFQNQIIVDNFHLQIEQGEFISLLGPSGCGKTTTLNMIAGFLDPDHGDLLIKGNKMNGVPPYKRELGMVFQTYSLFPHMTVGENIGYGLKLRKISKAEQKDRIRKVLELVKLPHVADRYPKQLSGGQRQRIAIARALVVEPSLLLLDEPLSNLDAKLREELRDELKRLHQEIGVTTIFVTHDQEEALSLSDRIVVMNYGRVEQIGRPHEIYNHPATEFVHTFIGKSNRIPGLITASNGQVMTIKTDGDWEIQAVATDTNLQVGQRVIAYVRPEKIKLFPLNERSGDKFPVDNQVYGQLAFSSFLGAYTECKVQIGSVQLDVRVQESNLLTEMKQGVTAICQWEKEDVFVMAEGR, via the coding sequence TTGACAAGAGTACCTGATGTAGAATTTATCAATGTTCAGAAAAAATTTCAGAATCAGATTATTGTTGATAACTTCCATCTTCAGATAGAGCAAGGGGAGTTCATCTCTTTGCTCGGACCTTCTGGTTGTGGTAAAACCACAACGTTAAATATGATTGCTGGGTTTTTAGATCCAGATCACGGTGACTTGCTCATTAAAGGAAACAAGATGAATGGAGTTCCTCCATATAAGCGTGAATTGGGAATGGTGTTCCAAACCTATTCCTTATTTCCGCACATGACGGTAGGAGAGAACATTGGTTATGGATTAAAATTACGCAAAATCTCTAAAGCAGAACAAAAAGATCGAATTCGAAAGGTCTTAGAGCTGGTGAAGCTACCACATGTAGCAGATCGGTATCCCAAGCAGCTTTCAGGTGGACAGCGCCAACGTATTGCAATTGCTAGAGCTTTAGTTGTAGAGCCGTCTCTGTTACTCCTTGACGAGCCTTTAAGCAATCTTGATGCTAAATTACGTGAAGAATTACGTGATGAGCTCAAGCGACTACATCAGGAAATTGGAGTTACCACCATTTTTGTTACACATGATCAGGAGGAAGCATTATCTTTATCCGATCGAATAGTAGTTATGAATTATGGACGAGTGGAGCAAATTGGTCGACCTCACGAAATTTACAACCATCCAGCAACGGAATTTGTTCATACATTTATTGGTAAATCAAATCGGATACCTGGTCTTATTACAGCTAGTAACGGGCAGGTCATGACGATTAAGACAGATGGAGATTGGGAGATACAAGCAGTTGCGACTGATACCAACTTGCAGGTAGGCCAGCGAGTGATAGCCTATGTTCGTCCTGAGAAAATCAAACTATTTCCGTTGAATGAAAGATCAGGTGATAAATTTCCCGTGGATAATCAAGTATACGGACAACTGGCATTTTCCTCGTTCCTTGGTGCCTATACCGAATGTAAGGTACAAATTGGAAGCGTTCAGCTTGACGTACGTGTGCAAGA
- a CDS encoding purine-nucleoside phosphorylase translates to MSKILEAKAFIEEKLTEKPTIGLVLGSGLGVLADEIEEATVISYNEIPHFTKSTVVGHKGQLVIGKLKGKQVVAMQGRFHYYEGHDLEAVVFPIRVMKAIGVETIIVTNAAGGVNESYKPGDLMLISDHLNLTYRNPLIGGNDESLGARFPDMSEAYSKRLRGLSKEVAATLGIQLQEGVYAGLLGPSYETPAEIRMLRILGGDSVGMSTVPEVIVARHMNIEVLGISCISNMAAGILDQPLSHDEVMETTEKVKAEFLSLVKGVIEKM, encoded by the coding sequence ATGTCCAAAATTCTTGAAGCAAAGGCGTTTATTGAGGAAAAGCTTACTGAAAAGCCAACCATCGGCTTGGTTTTAGGTTCAGGTCTAGGTGTTTTGGCAGATGAAATCGAAGAAGCTACTGTTATTTCATACAACGAGATTCCCCATTTTACGAAATCAACAGTAGTCGGACATAAAGGGCAGCTGGTAATTGGAAAATTGAAAGGCAAGCAGGTAGTAGCGATGCAAGGACGCTTTCACTACTATGAAGGTCATGATTTGGAAGCTGTCGTGTTCCCGATTCGTGTCATGAAGGCGATTGGTGTAGAAACCATCATTGTTACAAATGCAGCAGGTGGTGTCAATGAATCCTATAAACCAGGCGATCTAATGTTAATTTCAGATCATCTCAATCTGACGTACCGCAATCCGCTAATCGGTGGAAATGATGAGTCTTTAGGCGCTCGCTTCCCTGATATGTCAGAAGCTTATTCCAAACGTTTACGTGGGCTTTCTAAAGAGGTTGCAGCTACATTAGGCATCCAATTACAAGAAGGCGTGTATGCAGGACTATTAGGTCCATCCTATGAGACTCCTGCTGAGATTCGCATGTTGCGTATTTTAGGTGGGGATTCTGTCGGAATGTCCACAGTACCAGAAGTGATTGTGGCTCGTCATATGAACATAGAGGTTCTTGGAATTTCTTGCATCAGCAACATGGCGGCAGGAATTCTTGATCAACCATTATCTCATGACGAGGTAATGGAGACAACTGAGAAGGTAAAAGCAGAGTTTCTTTCTTTAGTAAAAGGTGTTATAGAAAAGATGTAA
- a CDS encoding IclR family transcriptional regulator: MDNFLSSVKKSCHLMQLFLDSPKELGVTEISKKLAMSKSAVHKLLTTLESEGFIRQNQKTKQYALGYTLLELGTKVLRDHDTVEYAKPHLHELAEQTKELVCLCIMDGKDAIYVDKIDSQYPIRFTVDAHRRFPLYATSSARCLLAYQSETFIDEVLATGLKAYTPQSLTSTEDMKQRLRTIRQNGYEVSSNLRNVGVTAIAAPIFDTTGQVIASISLIGPSERMLPHMEVFQQKVLRTVSQLSLGLGYHH; the protein is encoded by the coding sequence ATGGACAACTTCTTATCTTCCGTTAAAAAAAGCTGTCATCTTATGCAACTCTTTTTGGATTCTCCTAAAGAATTAGGTGTAACAGAAATAAGTAAAAAACTGGCGATGTCCAAAAGCGCTGTACATAAATTACTGACAACTTTAGAAAGCGAAGGCTTTATTCGTCAAAATCAAAAAACCAAGCAGTATGCGCTTGGTTATACTTTACTGGAATTAGGAACGAAGGTATTACGTGATCACGATACAGTCGAATATGCAAAGCCCCACTTGCATGAGCTGGCAGAGCAAACCAAAGAATTGGTATGTCTTTGTATTATGGATGGTAAAGATGCCATTTATGTGGACAAAATCGACTCCCAATATCCGATTCGTTTTACTGTCGATGCCCATCGGCGCTTCCCCTTGTATGCGACAAGTAGTGCCCGTTGTTTGCTCGCATATCAATCTGAAACTTTCATCGATGAAGTCCTAGCAACTGGACTTAAAGCATACACACCACAATCCCTTACTTCTACTGAGGATATGAAGCAGCGTTTGAGAACGATCAGACAAAATGGGTACGAGGTTAGTTCCAATCTACGCAATGTTGGTGTAACAGCTATTGCAGCGCCTATTTTCGATACAACTGGACAGGTTATCGCTTCCATTAGTCTGATCGGTCCTTCCGAGCGTATGCTTCCTCATATGGAGGTTTTTCAGCAAAAGGTATTGCGAACCGTTTCTCAATTATCACTTGGCTTAGGATATCACCACTAG